In Hyphomicrobiales bacterium, the following are encoded in one genomic region:
- a CDS encoding DUF3108 domain-containing protein gives MEDAFVFLAQFSWKSRVVRPAAFAALALVAATPASAGQTVKFGGIYDVSVSGLRFASASLSLILRDNAYSAKLNMRSSGIGRLFSSGHGNAEASGWVRGARVQPSRYYLDSTGDKIRTSVNMALSRGSIRKLAVSPPLKERPDRVPVTRAHKRNVLDPLSAILMPVKGKVVAGRAACDRTIPVFDGWSRYNVRLSYKETKTINRPDYTGPVVVCSARWQPVAGHRLNKKSVEYMANNRDMETWLTPVADLPLLTPYRISIATKAGPLVVQARKIKVQHEAKHASADPVQ, from the coding sequence TTGGAGGATGCTTTCGTGTTCCTGGCGCAGTTTTCCTGGAAGTCTCGCGTCGTGCGCCCAGCCGCTTTCGCCGCGCTTGCCCTGGTGGCCGCAACCCCGGCCAGCGCGGGTCAGACGGTCAAGTTCGGCGGCATCTACGATGTCTCCGTCAGCGGCCTGCGCTTTGCCAGCGCCAGCCTCTCGCTGATCCTTCGCGACAACGCCTATTCCGCCAAGCTCAACATGCGCTCTTCGGGCATCGGCCGCCTGTTCTCGTCCGGCCACGGCAACGCCGAGGCCTCAGGATGGGTGCGCGGCGCGCGCGTCCAGCCGAGCCGCTACTATCTGGATTCCACCGGCGACAAGATCCGCACCAGCGTCAACATGGCCCTGTCGCGCGGCTCGATCCGCAAACTCGCCGTCTCGCCGCCGCTGAAGGAGCGCCCCGACCGGGTGCCGGTGACGCGCGCGCACAAGCGTAATGTGCTTGATCCGCTGAGCGCCATCCTGATGCCGGTCAAGGGCAAGGTCGTCGCCGGCCGCGCCGCCTGTGACCGCACGATCCCGGTCTTCGACGGCTGGTCACGCTACAATGTGCGTCTCAGCTACAAGGAGACCAAGACGATCAACCGCCCGGACTACACCGGACCGGTCGTCGTCTGCAGCGCCCGCTGGCAGCCCGTCGCCGGCCATCGGCTGAACAAGAAGTCGGTCGAGTACATGGCCAACAATCGCGATATGGAAACCTGGCTCACACCGGTCGCCGATCTGCCGCTGTTGACGCCCTACCGCATCTCGATCGCCACCAAGGCCGGCCCGCTGGTCGTCCAGGCGCGCAAGATCAAGGTGCAGCACGAGGCCAAGCACGCATCCGCCGATCCGGTCCAATAG
- a CDS encoding 50S ribosomal protein L28 yields the protein MARRCELTGKAVQTGNNVSHANNRSRRRFLPNLCDVTLLSDALGQGVRLRVSARALRSVEHRGGLDAFLMKAREDDLSQRARTLKRQIAKKVEAAS from the coding sequence ATGGCTCGGCGCTGTGAGCTGACGGGCAAGGCTGTTCAGACTGGCAACAATGTGAGCCACGCCAACAATCGTAGTCGGCGTCGGTTCCTCCCCAATCTTTGCGACGTGACGCTTCTGAGCGATGCGCTCGGACAGGGCGTGCGCCTGCGGGTTTCGGCCCGTGCGCTGCGCTCGGTGGAGCATCGCGGCGGTCTCGACGCGTTCCTCATGAAGGCACGCGAAGACGACCTGTCGCAGCGCGCCCGTACGCTGAAGCGGCAGATCGCCAAGAAGGTCGAAGCGGCGTCCTAA
- the panB gene encoding 3-methyl-2-oxobutanoate hydroxymethyltransferase has translation MSATGSERALTPPDIQARKGHDPLVCLTAYTTPVAKLVDQHSDVVLVGDSVGMVLHGLPSTLEVTLDMMILHGKAVRRGVEKALLVVDMPFGSYEEGPEQAFRNAARVMAETGAGAVKLEGGETMAGTVRFLTARGIPVMGHVGLTPQAVNAFGGYKVQGRGADAERIRRDAAAVAEAGAFAVVLEKVPESLADTITADIAVPTIGIGASTGCDGQILVVDDMLGMFTDFQPKFVKRYAELGRDADAAIAAYAEDVRARRFPAPEHVFGDNGKTGSPKKS, from the coding sequence ATGAGTGCCACCGGTTCCGAGAGAGCATTGACGCCGCCCGATATTCAGGCGCGAAAGGGCCATGATCCGCTTGTCTGCCTGACCGCCTACACGACGCCGGTGGCAAAGCTGGTCGACCAGCACAGCGACGTGGTGCTGGTCGGTGACAGCGTCGGCATGGTGCTGCACGGTCTGCCCTCAACGCTCGAAGTTACCCTCGACATGATGATCCTGCACGGCAAGGCGGTGCGGCGCGGCGTCGAGAAGGCGCTGCTCGTCGTCGACATGCCGTTCGGCAGTTACGAGGAAGGCCCCGAGCAGGCGTTTCGCAATGCCGCCCGAGTGATGGCCGAGACGGGTGCCGGCGCCGTCAAGCTCGAGGGCGGCGAGACGATGGCCGGGACCGTGCGGTTCCTGACCGCGCGCGGCATCCCGGTGATGGGCCATGTCGGGTTGACCCCGCAGGCGGTCAACGCCTTCGGCGGTTACAAGGTGCAGGGACGCGGCGCGGACGCCGAGCGCATCCGGCGCGATGCCGCCGCTGTCGCCGAGGCGGGGGCCTTTGCCGTGGTGCTTGAAAAGGTGCCGGAGAGCCTCGCCGATACGATCACCGCAGACATCGCCGTGCCGACCATCGGCATTGGCGCGTCGACCGGCTGCGACGGGCAGATCCTCGTCGTCGACGACATGCTGGGCATGTTCACCGATTTTCAGCCGAAATTCGTCAAGCGCTACGCCGAACTCGGCCGGGACGCCGACGCGGCGATCGCGGCCTATGCTGAAGATGTGCGGGCGCGTCGTTTCCCCGCCCCTGAGCATGTCTTCGGGGACAACGGGAAAACCGGGTCCCCGAAAAAGAGCTAG
- a CDS encoding 3-oxoacyl-ACP reductase has translation MADNDKRVALITGAARGIGLATARRFHGEGWRVVLLDIDAETLDAAMAEADFGDDALSIHCDVADPAMVADAFAAIDDWAGRLDALVNNAGIAVFKPMLETSFDEWSRVLDVNLSGPFQCTQAAVPLMLRNGGGAVVNIGSISGLRASTLRVAYGTSKAALGHLTKQQAAELGGIGIRVNLVAPGPVETAMAKKVHTPDIRADYHNAIPLARYGLEDEIADAILFLCSERSSYINGQTIAVDGGFDATGIGLVALRERG, from the coding sequence ATGGCTGACAACGACAAACGGGTCGCTCTGATCACCGGGGCCGCGCGCGGCATCGGTCTTGCGACGGCGCGGCGGTTTCATGGTGAGGGCTGGCGGGTCGTGCTGCTCGACATCGACGCGGAAACGCTAGACGCCGCAATGGCCGAAGCGGATTTCGGTGATGATGCCCTGTCGATCCATTGCGATGTCGCCGATCCGGCGATGGTCGCGGATGCCTTTGCCGCGATCGACGACTGGGCCGGGCGGCTCGACGCTCTCGTCAACAATGCCGGTATCGCCGTCTTCAAGCCGATGCTCGAAACGAGCTTCGACGAATGGTCGCGGGTGCTCGACGTCAATCTGAGCGGGCCGTTCCAGTGTACGCAGGCCGCCGTGCCGCTGATGTTGCGCAATGGCGGCGGCGCGGTCGTCAATATCGGCTCGATATCCGGTCTTAGAGCCAGCACGCTTCGCGTCGCCTACGGCACCAGCAAGGCGGCGCTTGGCCACCTCACCAAGCAGCAGGCAGCCGAGCTCGGCGGCATCGGCATCCGCGTTAATCTGGTGGCGCCGGGTCCGGTCGAAACGGCGATGGCGAAGAAGGTGCACACGCCCGATATTCGCGCCGACTATCACAACGCCATTCCGCTAGCCCGATACGGGCTCGAGGACGAGATCGCCGACGCGATCCTGTTTCTATGCAGTGAGCGGTCGAGCTATATCAACGGCCAGACGATTGCCGTCGACGGCGGTTTCGATGCAACGGGAATCGGGCTGGTAGCGCTGCGCGAACGCGGCTGA
- a CDS encoding twin-arginine translocation pathway signal protein produces MTDRRRRRSLIAGAFTALALTFSVAAPGTARAESTPRLVGGPQPIDLSVKPLTNFRIGYPEQYRFGGVEYLGGVELWSRNRHFGALSGVITLDDGNRIVAVTDNGFWFDAGLVLDAAGQLIGIRNPRLAPMMADDTRPMLSVRDADAESVALAGDAKDPRLLVSFERDHRIMSFPLDLENFRSLGARLKLPRAITRLSSNRGLESIAVPNDACPMGGALIAIAERDRNKAADIPGWIIGGPKSGSFRIKLRGDYSITDAAFLPDGDLVILERLFNFSDGVGMRIRRIPCRELRRDVTLDGNDLVEADLGYQIDNMEGLDAYRDPRTGATILTLVSDDNRSILQRTLLLRFKLLDPPHPPAKGETRESTGASPL; encoded by the coding sequence ATGACCGATCGCAGGCGGCGAAGGTCGCTGATTGCCGGCGCGTTCACCGCCTTGGCGCTAACCTTTTCCGTGGCCGCGCCCGGCACGGCGCGCGCCGAAAGCACGCCGCGCCTCGTTGGCGGACCGCAGCCGATCGACCTGTCGGTCAAGCCGCTCACCAATTTCCGCATCGGTTATCCCGAGCAATACCGTTTCGGCGGGGTGGAGTATCTCGGCGGCGTCGAGTTGTGGTCGCGTAACCGCCATTTCGGCGCGCTCTCCGGCGTCATCACGCTCGACGACGGTAACCGCATCGTCGCCGTCACCGACAATGGCTTCTGGTTCGACGCCGGTCTCGTGCTCGATGCCGCCGGCCAGCTGATCGGCATCCGCAATCCGCGCCTCGCTCCAATGATGGCAGACGACACACGGCCGATGCTGTCGGTGCGCGACGCCGACGCCGAATCGGTGGCACTTGCCGGCGATGCCAAAGATCCGCGCCTGTTGGTCAGTTTCGAGCGCGACCACCGCATCATGTCGTTCCCGCTCGATCTGGAAAATTTCCGCTCGCTCGGCGCCCGCCTGAAGCTGCCGCGCGCCATCACGCGCCTGAGCAGCAATCGCGGCCTGGAATCGATCGCCGTGCCGAACGATGCCTGCCCGATGGGCGGCGCGCTGATCGCGATCGCCGAACGCGACCGCAACAAGGCTGCCGACATCCCCGGCTGGATCATCGGCGGGCCCAAATCGGGCAGCTTCCGCATCAAGCTGCGCGGCGACTATTCGATCACCGATGCCGCCTTCCTGCCCGACGGCGATCTCGTCATCCTCGAACGGCTGTTCAATTTTTCCGATGGCGTCGGCATGCGGATCCGCCGCATCCCCTGCCGCGAACTGCGCCGCGACGTGACACTGGACGGCAACGACCTCGTCGAGGCCGATCTCGGCTACCAGATCGACAATATGGAAGGGCTCGACGCCTACCGCGACCCACGCACCGGCGCGACGATCCTCACGCTCGTCTCCGACGACAACCGTTCGATCCTGCAGCGCACCCTGCTGCTGCGCTTCAAGCTGCTCGATCCGCCGCACCCGCCGGCCAAGGGTGAAACCCGCGAGAGCACCGGCGCATCGCCGCTCTAG
- the cobT gene encoding cobaltochelatase subunit CobT, translated as MPSSSSRPPASRSSSSIRARKEAPTEPLKRVITGTMRAIAREPELEVGFAAETAGITDKKARLPEPPRKPGPKDIAVLRGLGDSMALRLACHNAAVHNTMSPQGPTARAMFNAVEQARCEAIGARRMEGVAENLGAMLEERYHRNNFHQIADRAEAPIEEVIPLIVRERLTGIKPPESAARMVELWRSWVEEKAADALDALVDNIENQRAFASKVRNLIASLDMADELGEETPDEENEDDSDRSDTSDTESEGEGEDNEGADAAAQQEMEMSGEQDEAGESEAQQSYADDLEDDSALTDPEDAGEAQRPEPDRRNARNEFDYKVYTTRFDEVIAAEDLCDTAELDRLRGYLDKQLDHLAHVVARLANRLQRRLMAQQNRSWDFDQEEGALDPARLTRVVIDPMQPLAFKRERDTDFRDTVVTLLLDNSGSMRGRPITVAAICADILARTLERCGVKVEILGFTTRAWKGGLSRENWLQAGKPASPGRLNDLRHIVYKAADAPWRRARRNLGLMMREGLLKENIDGEALDWAHKRLLARTESRRIMMVISDGAPVDDSTLSVNPGNYLERHLREVIETIETRSPVELIAIGIGHDVTRYYRRAVTIVDAEELGGAITDQLASLFDEEGTEGRKDPLLRRRGAR; from the coding sequence ATGCCGTCGTCCTCATCCCGGCCTCCCGCGTCGCGCTCGTCGTCGTCGATCCGCGCGCGCAAGGAAGCGCCCACAGAGCCGCTCAAGCGCGTGATCACCGGCACGATGCGGGCGATCGCGCGTGAGCCGGAGCTCGAGGTCGGCTTCGCGGCCGAGACGGCGGGCATCACCGACAAGAAGGCCCGGCTGCCCGAACCGCCGAGGAAGCCGGGCCCGAAGGACATCGCCGTGCTGCGCGGCCTCGGCGACTCGATGGCGCTGCGCCTTGCCTGCCACAACGCCGCCGTCCACAACACGATGTCGCCGCAGGGGCCGACCGCGCGCGCCATGTTCAACGCGGTCGAGCAGGCCCGCTGCGAGGCGATCGGCGCCCGCCGCATGGAAGGCGTTGCCGAGAACCTCGGCGCGATGCTCGAAGAGCGCTACCACCGCAACAATTTTCACCAGATCGCCGACCGCGCCGAAGCCCCCATTGAAGAGGTCATCCCGCTCATCGTGCGCGAACGCCTGACCGGCATCAAACCGCCGGAAAGCGCCGCCCGCATGGTCGAGCTGTGGCGCTCCTGGGTCGAGGAGAAGGCCGCCGACGCGCTCGACGCGCTGGTCGACAACATCGAGAACCAGCGCGCGTTCGCCTCCAAGGTCCGCAACCTTATCGCCTCCCTCGACATGGCCGACGAGCTTGGCGAGGAAACGCCCGACGAGGAGAACGAGGACGATTCGGATCGCTCCGACACCTCCGACACCGAATCCGAGGGTGAGGGAGAGGACAATGAGGGCGCCGACGCCGCCGCGCAGCAGGAAATGGAGATGTCCGGCGAGCAGGACGAGGCCGGCGAGAGCGAGGCGCAGCAAAGCTATGCCGACGACCTCGAGGACGATAGCGCGCTGACCGACCCCGAAGACGCCGGCGAGGCGCAGCGTCCCGAGCCGGACAGGCGCAACGCCCGCAACGAGTTCGACTACAAGGTCTACACCACCCGCTTCGACGAAGTGATTGCGGCCGAGGACCTTTGCGACACCGCCGAGCTCGACCGCCTGCGCGGCTATCTCGACAAGCAGCTCGACCACCTCGCCCACGTCGTCGCCCGCCTGGCCAACCGCCTGCAGCGCCGACTGATGGCACAGCAGAACCGCTCCTGGGACTTCGATCAGGAAGAAGGCGCGCTCGACCCCGCGCGGCTGACCCGCGTCGTCATCGACCCGATGCAGCCGCTCGCCTTCAAGCGCGAGCGCGACACCGATTTCCGCGACACCGTCGTCACCCTGCTGCTCGACAATTCCGGCTCCATGCGCGGCCGGCCGATCACGGTCGCCGCCATCTGCGCCGATATCCTCGCCCGTACGCTTGAGCGCTGCGGCGTCAAGGTCGAGATCCTCGGCTTCACGACCCGCGCCTGGAAGGGCGGCCTGTCGCGCGAGAACTGGCTGCAGGCCGGCAAACCCGCTTCGCCGGGCCGCCTCAACGATCTGCGCCATATCGTCTACAAGGCCGCCGACGCGCCCTGGCGCCGCGCCCGCCGCAATCTCGGCCTGATGATGCGCGAAGGCCTGCTGAAGGAAAACATCGACGGTGAAGCCCTCGACTGGGCCCACAAGCGGCTGCTCGCCCGCACCGAATCCCGTCGCATTATGATGGTGATTTCCGACGGCGCGCCGGTCGATGATTCCACTCTGTCGGTCAATCCCGGCAATTATCTCGAGCGACACCTCCGCGAGGTCATCGAGACGATCGAGACCCGCTCGCCGGTCGAACTGATCGCGATTGGTATCGGTCACGACGTGACCCGCTACTACCGCCGCGCCGTCACCATTGTCGACGCCGAGGAACTGGGTGGCGCGATCACCGACCAGCTCGCCTCGTTGTTCGACGAGGAAGGCACGGAAGGGCGCAAGGATCCGCTGCTGCGCCGTCGCGGCGCCCGATGA
- the cobS gene encoding cobaltochelatase subunit CobS, translated as MTETNDTSKALPDTKISVRATFGLDTDLEVPAFSASDEHVPDVDPDYLFDRDTTLAILAGFARNRRVMITGYHGTGKSTHVEQVAARLNWPCVRVNLDSHISRIDLVGKDAIVIREGMQVTEFKEGILPWAIQTNTALVFDEYDAGRPDVMFVIQRVLESQGRLTLLDQNKVIRPHPAFRLFATANTVGLGDTSGLYHGTQQINQGQMDRWSIVTTLNYLPHDHEVEIVLAKAKHYQNEAGRETVNKMVRLADMTRNAFINGDLSTVMSPRTVITWSENAEIFGDLGFAFRVTFLNKCDEMERPLVAEFYQRCFGKDLPESAANVVLS; from the coding sequence ATGACTGAGACCAACGACACGAGCAAAGCCCTGCCGGATACCAAGATTTCGGTGCGCGCCACCTTCGGCCTCGACACCGATCTGGAAGTGCCGGCGTTTTCGGCGTCCGACGAGCACGTTCCCGACGTCGATCCCGACTATCTGTTCGACCGCGACACAACGCTCGCGATCCTCGCCGGCTTCGCCCGCAACCGCCGCGTCATGATCACCGGCTACCACGGCACCGGCAAGTCGACCCATGTCGAGCAGGTCGCCGCGCGGCTCAACTGGCCCTGCGTGCGCGTTAACCTCGACAGCCACATCAGCCGTATCGATCTCGTCGGCAAGGACGCCATCGTCATCCGCGAGGGCATGCAGGTCACCGAGTTCAAGGAAGGCATCCTGCCCTGGGCGATCCAGACCAACACCGCGCTCGTCTTCGACGAATATGACGCCGGCCGCCCGGACGTGATGTTCGTCATCCAGCGCGTGCTGGAATCGCAGGGCCGCCTCACCCTGCTCGACCAGAACAAGGTGATCCGCCCGCACCCCGCCTTCCGCCTGTTCGCCACCGCCAACACGGTCGGCCTCGGCGACACGTCGGGCCTCTATCACGGCACCCAGCAGATCAACCAGGGCCAGATGGACCGCTGGTCGATCGTCACCACGCTGAACTACCTGCCGCACGACCACGAGGTCGAGATTGTGCTGGCGAAGGCCAAGCACTACCAGAACGAAGCGGGCCGCGAGACCGTCAACAAGATGGTCCGCCTCGCCGACATGACCCGCAACGCCTTCATCAACGGCGACCTGTCGACCGTGATGAGCCCGCGCACGGTGATCACCTGGTCGGAGAACGCCGAAATCTTTGGCGATCTCGGCTTTGCCTTCCGCGTCACCTTCCTCAACAAGTGCGACGAGATGGAACGGCCGCTGGTCGCCGAATTCTACCAACGCTGCTTCGGCAAGGATCTGCCCGAATCGGCTGCCAACGTCGTGTTGTCGTAA
- a CDS encoding molecular chaperone DnaJ, producing the protein MALDSKLFDKIRIKPDKETLEKDSFPTCDWEGCSRPGSHRAPMGRDREGQYFNFCLDHVRLYNKSYNYFTGMDDSLVARYLKEATIGHRPTWRMGVNRAAQPAGGAKRGKAGWSETYHDPFQLFGETGQPGSGPAPRAQRRLNAAQSRAFDVLKLEPSADRTEIKARFKELVKKHHPDANGGDRSSEERLRQIIQAYNALKQAGFC; encoded by the coding sequence ATGGCACTCGATTCAAAACTGTTCGACAAGATCCGCATCAAGCCGGACAAGGAAACCCTGGAAAAGGACAGCTTTCCCACTTGCGATTGGGAGGGCTGTTCGCGTCCGGGGTCTCATCGCGCGCCCATGGGCCGCGACCGCGAGGGCCAGTATTTCAATTTCTGTCTCGACCACGTCCGCCTCTACAACAAGTCCTACAACTACTTCACCGGCATGGACGACAGTCTGGTGGCGCGCTACCTCAAGGAAGCGACGATCGGCCATCGACCGACCTGGCGCATGGGGGTGAACCGCGCCGCCCAGCCCGCCGGTGGCGCAAAGCGCGGCAAGGCCGGATGGTCGGAGACCTATCACGATCCGTTCCAGCTATTCGGCGAAACCGGTCAGCCGGGCAGCGGCCCCGCACCGCGCGCCCAGCGCCGTCTCAACGCCGCCCAGAGCCGCGCCTTCGACGTGCTAAAGCTGGAGCCGTCCGCCGACCGGACCGAGATCAAGGCCCGCTTCAAGGAGCTGGTCAAGAAACACCACCCGGATGCCAATGGCGGCGACCGCAGTTCGGAGGAACGCTTGCGCCAGATCATCCAAGCCTATAACGCACTTAAACAGGCTGGTTTCTGCTGA
- a CDS encoding BolA family transcriptional regulator gives MSMRDLIEAKLKLALQPESLEVVDESEQHAGHLPRHGHADQGGDTHFRVFVVSSMFEGKSRVDRHRMVNDLLGEEMAGTLHALAIHATAPGEPTRRR, from the coding sequence ATGAGCATGAGAGATCTGATCGAGGCGAAGCTGAAACTGGCGCTTCAGCCGGAAAGCCTTGAGGTTGTCGACGAGTCCGAGCAGCACGCCGGCCATCTGCCGCGGCACGGCCACGCTGATCAGGGCGGCGACACGCACTTCCGCGTCTTCGTGGTGTCATCGATGTTCGAGGGCAAGAGCCGGGTCGACCGTCACCGCATGGTCAACGACCTGCTCGGCGAGGAAATGGCCGGCACGCTGCATGCGCTGGCGATCCACGCCACGGCACCGGGCGAGCCGACCCGACGGCGGTAG
- a CDS encoding peroxiredoxin has translation MENAVAPAAPAFPQLNKPAPDFNAPTTHGPKSLADYKGKWLVLFSHPADFTPVCTTEFMAFARAQDQFAALNCELLGLSIDSHYAHIAWVRNIEENFGVKINFPIIADLSMQVANAYGMIQPGASDTSAVRATFIIDPEGVLRAMVYYPMSNGRSIDEFVRLVTALQTSDANGVATPEAWQPGDKVIVPPPGTTEAAAKRADEGYEYTDWYFSKKSL, from the coding sequence ATGGAAAACGCAGTCGCCCCCGCCGCCCCGGCCTTCCCGCAGCTGAACAAGCCGGCGCCGGACTTTAACGCCCCGACCACGCACGGTCCCAAGAGCCTCGCCGACTACAAGGGCAAGTGGCTCGTGCTGTTCTCGCACCCGGCCGACTTCACCCCGGTCTGCACCACCGAGTTCATGGCCTTTGCCCGCGCCCAGGATCAGTTCGCCGCCCTCAACTGCGAACTGCTCGGCCTGTCGATCGACAGCCACTACGCCCACATCGCCTGGGTGCGGAACATCGAGGAGAACTTTGGCGTCAAGATCAACTTCCCGATCATCGCCGACCTCTCCATGCAGGTGGCCAACGCCTACGGCATGATCCAGCCGGGCGCGAGCGACACCTCTGCGGTGCGCGCCACCTTCATCATCGACCCGGAAGGCGTGCTGCGCGCCATGGTCTACTACCCGATGTCGAACGGCCGCTCGATCGACGAGTTCGTCCGCCTCGTCACCGCGCTGCAGACCTCCGATGCCAACGGCGTCGCCACCCCGGAAGCCTGGCAGCCGGGCGACAAGGTCATCGTGCCGCCGCCGGGCACCACGGAAGCCGCCGCGAAGCGTGCCGATGAGGGCTACGAGTACACCGACTGGTACTTCTCCAAGAAGAGCTTGTAA
- a CDS encoding 3-dehydroquinate synthase gives MDTKPNAAKTVHIDLGSRSYDILIGDGLIAGAGAEIASRFPNARMAIVTDEIVASLHLATLTEGFEAAGIEYQVFTLAPGEATKSFANYEKLAEAILAGRFERGDFVVALGGGVIGDLAGFVAASVRRGMNFLQIPTTLLAQVDSSVGGKTGINTRQGKNLLGAFYQPRLVLADTGALATLPARHFRAGYAEVMKYGLIDDAGFFEWLEANHDEIFARGPAASDAIATSCRAKARVVAADEREMGNRALLNLGHTFGHAFEAGAGYNDSLVHGEAVGLGIAMAFRFSTRLGLCPANDPARVETHLKASGLPTRIADLDSGPFDTDMLMRHIAQDKKVSRGTLTFILARGIGKSFIAKDIDPNDVRAFIDAEQTL, from the coding sequence ATGGACACCAAACCGAACGCCGCCAAGACCGTGCACATAGACCTCGGCAGCCGCAGCTATGACATCCTCATCGGCGACGGCCTGATCGCAGGCGCCGGCGCCGAGATCGCCAGCCGTTTCCCGAATGCGCGTATGGCTATCGTCACCGACGAGATCGTCGCCAGCCTGCATCTTGCCACCCTCACCGAGGGATTCGAGGCGGCCGGCATCGAATACCAGGTCTTCACGCTGGCGCCGGGCGAAGCGACCAAGAGCTTCGCCAACTACGAAAAGCTCGCCGAAGCCATCCTCGCGGGCCGGTTCGAGCGGGGCGATTTCGTCGTCGCACTCGGCGGCGGCGTCATTGGCGACCTTGCCGGCTTCGTTGCCGCCTCCGTGCGTCGCGGCATGAATTTCCTGCAGATCCCGACGACCCTGCTCGCCCAGGTCGATTCCTCGGTCGGCGGCAAGACCGGCATCAATACCCGTCAGGGCAAGAACCTGCTCGGTGCCTTCTACCAGCCGAGGCTCGTGCTCGCCGACACCGGTGCGCTCGCAACGCTGCCGGCTCGCCATTTCCGTGCCGGCTATGCGGAAGTGATGAAATACGGCCTCATCGACGATGCCGGTTTCTTCGAGTGGCTCGAGGCCAATCATGACGAGATTTTCGCCCGCGGCCCCGCGGCCAGCGACGCGATCGCGACCAGCTGCCGCGCCAAGGCGCGTGTCGTCGCCGCCGACGAACGCGAAATGGGCAACCGGGCGCTGCTCAATCTCGGTCACACCTTCGGCCACGCCTTCGAAGCCGGCGCCGGCTACAATGACAGCCTCGTCCACGGCGAAGCGGTCGGCCTCGGCATCGCCATGGCATTCCGCTTCTCGACCCGGCTCGGCCTGTGCCCGGCCAACGATCCGGCCCGTGTCGAAACTCATCTCAAGGCCTCCGGACTGCCGACCCGCATCGCCGATCTGGACAGCGGCCCCTTCGATACCGATATGCTGATGCGCCACATCGCTCAGGACAAGAAGGTCTCCCGTGGTACCCTGACCTTCATTCTGGCCCGCGGCATCGGAAAATCGTTCATCGCCAAGGACATCGATCCGAACGACGTGCGCGCCTTCATCGACGCAGAACAAACCCTATGA
- a CDS encoding shikimate kinase has protein sequence MEFHGSRRRLVRSTGFFFDHPGGRRKTLQRLTAPRGRAQSTVTTEGGQGVTSDRGTGGPSPQSREGAILSRLGKRTIVLIGMMGAGKSSIGRRLATRLGLPFVDADDEIERAANMSIPEIFERHGEPYFRDGERRVIERLLEDGPQVLATGGGAFMNEETRANIARGGISIWLNAEFEVLMNRVRRRSHRPLLRNPDPEGVMKRLLAERNPVYAGADLELRSRDVPHEVVIDDLLKLLDEHLASREAAD, from the coding sequence ATGGAATTCCATGGTTCCCGGCGGAGGCTTGTCCGGTCGACAGGCTTCTTTTTCGACCACCCGGGCGGCCGGCGCAAGACCCTGCAACGCTTGACAGCGCCGCGCGGGCGGGCTCAAAGCACGGTAACGACCGAAGGAGGGCAAGGCGTGACCAGCGATCGCGGAACCGGGGGCCCCTCGCCGCAATCGCGCGAGGGAGCGATCCTTTCCCGGCTTGGCAAACGCACCATCGTGCTGATCGGCATGATGGGCGCGGGCAAATCGTCGATCGGCCGGCGACTTGCAACCCGGCTGGGCCTGCCTTTCGTCGACGCCGACGACGAAATCGAACGCGCCGCCAATATGTCGATCCCGGAGATTTTCGAACGCCACGGCGAGCCCTATTTCAGGGATGGCGAGCGCCGCGTGATCGAGCGCCTGCTTGAAGACGGTCCGCAGGTTCTGGCAACAGGCGGCGGCGCCTTCATGAACGAGGAAACCCGCGCCAACATCGCCCGCGGCGGCATCTCGATCTGGCTGAACGCCGAGTTCGAGGTGCTGATGAACCGGGTTCGCCGCCGTTCACATCGCCCGCTGCTGCGCAATCCCGACCCCGAGGGGGTGATGAAACGGCTTCTCGCGGAGCGCAATCCGGTCTACGCCGGGGCCGATCTGGAGCTGCGCTCGCGCGACGTACCGCATGAAGTGGTGATCGACGACCTTTTGAAGCTGCTCGACGAGCACCTTGCTTCGCGCGAAGCTGCCGACTGA